In Pseudoalteromonas nigrifaciens, the sequence CCAATTGCTGGGTTACATGACATTTGACCAAGGGTATCCATATTGTGAGTTAGCAGCAGGGTATTCATCCCCATACGTGCGGCTGCCAATGCGGCTTCAGTGCCAGCATGTCCACCACCTACTACGATAACGTCAAAATTTTCGTGAAAAATCATTAATGGGATCCTACTTAAATCAAACCAGTAAACTTCAAAAGGGAGCGTATTCTACCTAGAATTTAGCAGAAGATAAATGATTAACAGCGGTCAAGATCTAAGTGTGTGATCTCTAATAATATAAAGGATCTTTTAAAGAGATCTTTTATTACTATTACTACTACTGAAGCACTTTTCTGTTGATAAGGTTTAGATCTTTATTTAAAACATGCGATTAGATCAGATCTAAAGTTGTGAACATGATCGGATCATCCAGCGAATAAGCTCTGATCAAAAAGGCACTTTATGCACAGGGCAATATCAACCGGATCTTATCCAATGGATAAGCATAGCTATAAATGCAGTTTAATCAGTATTTATCCACAAAAACTATTAAATTATTAGTAAATTGTGGGTAACTTTAATTTGGTTTTTTAGCTTGATCTATTAATTTAAGCCTGTTTTAGCTAGCCAAGAGTCAAGCCAGGCCAGTGCAGTATCCTCTGGTAGCGCTTCATCAAGAATATTAAGCTCTAAGCGTTCGGCTACTCTAAGTGCACCTTTTTGTGCTAATAACTCATCTATATTGCGCCCAGCAAGGTTATAAGTATCGTAACTGGTATCGCCTAAACCAATGACTGAGTATTTTATATTAGATAAATCATCAGCTTGTGTTAAATCGTCAATAAAGCTAATCAGATTTTCAGGGTAATCCCCTGCACCATAAGTGGATGTACATATTAACCAAATAGTATTTTGCTGATCTATATCGTTAAATACAGGCTGTTCATGTAGTTGCGTACTAATACTTTGAGCATTAAGTTGATCAGCTAATTGTTCTGCAACATATTCAGCGGATCCCATTTGGCTGCCAATAATAATATTTACTGCACTCATTAATTTTTGTGATCACATAGCTTTTAATTACCGCTCATAATAACTGAGTTTGTATAACAGTAAAGTTAAGAGTGCTTTTTTGTATAACTATTTTAGCTGTAATTTTAGCCTTGGTTATTTATAACGACTCAAGTTGTTGATTAAATAGGGTTTAACAAATAATCTTTAAATGTAATCTTCTGATCAAGTTGTTGATAACAGTGGGGAAAGCTCTGTTTAAAGCCACTTTTTTATTTATGATTGATCGCTAAGTTATTGATTTAAAGAATATGAAAATGCTTAAATAGAGCTTATTAAGCAATAATATATACCCTGATCATAATGTGGATAGAATGCCTGTTGATAAGTGCTATTTAGATCATAAAATAAATTTAAATGAGATCAAATAAAGCTGATCTTTTTATTAAATGAGTCAATTAACAGTAAATAGTTAGTTTTAATGGCGGATCTAGGATATTTACTTAGTTAAATACGGAAATTTAAGTCTCTATAAAAGGTAATAAAGGCTAATTGTGGATAACTGATCTGAGATTATTTATTTTTTCAGCGCAGATCATCATTAATTTTAGCTAACTTGGCCGACCAAAAATATAATTCACGCTTACTTGGTGTTGTGTTGCTCTACTCAATTTTATAAATATGCGTAATTTAGAGTCAATAAAAGCCTAAAATAGGCTCTTATATTGAATGAATTATAAACATATATTGCAGTTCTTAAGCTTAATTAAGGCTATTTTAATAGGAAGTATTACCATAATAGCCACCGTAAAATTGATCCACTGCAGTTAAAATAGCAGTCTGTTTTGTAAAAAACAGACTGCATTAATGCTATAAATTAGCCGTTTTATAGCTATTAAAGTGGCATTATTTTTAGTTAAAACGACATTACTCTAACAAATAAAGACTGGCCAGCTCTTATCAGGCATTAATATTAGCGCAATAAAGCTGTTTTTAGGGAGGAAATAGGTAGTGAAAGCAGGGGATTTTGACAATAAAAAAGAGCCTCTAGGGCTCTTTAAAATATATTTGGCAACTTATTTACCAATACAAAACGAGCTAAATATTTTTCCAAGTAGGTCATCTGAGGTGAATTCACCGGTAATTTCGTTTAGATATTGCTGGGTTAAACGCAATTCTTCGGCGAGTATTTCGCCCGCTATATGCATTTCTAACTGAGCTTTACCTGTATCTAAGTGGTACGCTGCATGCTCAAGCGCATCAAGGTGGCGACGACGTGCCATAAAGCCGCCTTCTGTTGCACCATCAAAACCAATACAGGCTTTTAAATGCTCGCGAACCAGCTCAATACCATCGGCATTTTTAGCACTTAAACTGATGACCGGGTATTGCTGATTTTGCTCCATACCAACAACATCGCCCGATAAATCGGCTTTATTTCTAATCACTGTAACCCCTAATCCAACGGGTAATTTAGCCATAAATTCTGGCCAAATTTTATGGGGATCAGTATCAATAGTGTCGGTTCCATCAAGCATAAACAGCACTCTGTCGGCTTGGTTTATTTCATCCCATGCGCGCTCAATACCTATTTGTTCTACTAAATCAGGGCTTTCACGCAGACCTGCTGTGTCTATAATATGCAGTGGCATGCCATCTATATGTATATGTTCACGTAGTACGTCACGTGTAGTGCCGGCAATTTCGGTTACAATAGCGGCTTCGCGCCCAGCAAGGGCATTTAATAAGCTTGATTTACCCGCATTAGGGCGACCGGCAATAACAACCCGCATACCTTCGCGCATTATGCTGCCTTGCTTAGCTTGATCGGTTACCGTATTGAGCTGGGCAATAATGGCATCTAAATCGCCAGAAACTTTACCGTCAGATAAAAAATCGATTTCTTCATCGGGAAAATCAATTGCGGCTTCTACGTACATACGCAAGTGAATTACTTTTTCTACAAGTGTTTCTATGTGCTTAGAAAATTCACCTTGGAGAGACTGTAGGGCGCTTTTAGCGGCTTGCTCGCTTGTAGCATTAATTAAATCGGCGATGGCTTCTGCTTGTGTTAAATCAAGCTTGTCATTCATAAATGCACGTTCAGAAAACTCCCCAGGCTTTGCTAAACGAACGCCCTCTATTTTACTAATTTCTTTAAGTAACATATCCAGTACTACAGGACCGCCGTGGCCTTGTAGTTCAAGTACATCTTCACCAGTGAATGAGTTAGGGCCGGCAAAGTAAATGGCAATACCTTGATCAAGTTGCTCGCCAGCAAGGCTTTTAAATGGCACATAATCGGCGTAGCGAACTTTAGGTATTTTACCTACTACTTTTTCGGCAACACTTTTAGCAAGGCTGCCTGAAACGCGAATAATACCAACACCACCACGTCCGGGGGCTGTTGCTTGTGCTGCAATTGTGTCTTGATTGATCATGCTATTAATTTGCCAACAATGAGTAACTTTATGGCGGTATTGTAACCTATGGATTTATTTGTAGCGAATAGCTGTGGTGAAAAACAGGTAATAAAAAAGGCGACCGAAGTCGCCTTTATATAAGTAGGAGCTTAATTAGCCTCTTACTTTAATACCTTTCTTTTCCATGCCGCGGTAGATGATGAGCATCTGGACAATAGAAATAAGGTTAGACACTAACCAGTAAAGAACTAAACCAGATGGGAACCATAAGAAGAACACAGAGAAGATAACCGGCATAAAGGTCATCATTTTTTGCTGCATTGGATCGGTAACCGTCATAGGCTGTAATTTTTGCGTAATAAACATACTGGCGCCAAATAAGATTGGTAACACGTAGTATGGGTCTTTCGCAGAAAGGTCAGTTAGCCAAAAAATAAATTCAGCGTGGCGAAGTTCTGTTGATTCTAAGAACACGTAGAACAAGGCTAAGAAAATAGGCATTTGTAGCAAAATAGGGAAACAGCCACCCATAGGGTTCACTTTTTCTTTTTTGTACATTTCCATTGTGGCTTGGCCGAATTTTTGACGGTCGTCACCAAATTTTTCTTTAAGCGCTGCCATTTTAGGCTGAAGGGCACGCATTTTAGCCATTGAAGTATATTGCGCTTTAGTCAGTGGGTACATTAACGACTTAACGATAATAGTAATGGCAATAATAGCCACACCCCAGTTACCTAAAATACTGTGTAACCACTTTAACAATACAAATAAAGGTTGTGAGATAAACCATAACCAACCGTAATCTACGGTTAAATCTAAATCTGGGTGAATAGCTTCAAGTACATCAGACTCTTTAGGGCCCATATAATAAGTCGCAGTAA encodes:
- the mioC gene encoding FMN-binding protein MioC, with amino-acid sequence MSAVNIIIGSQMGSAEYVAEQLADQLNAQSISTQLHEQPVFNDIDQQNTIWLICTSTYGAGDYPENLISFIDDLTQADDLSNIKYSVIGLGDTSYDTYNLAGRNIDELLAQKGALRVAERLELNILDEALPEDTALAWLDSWLAKTGLN
- the mnmE gene encoding tRNA uridine-5-carboxymethylaminomethyl(34) synthesis GTPase MnmE, which gives rise to MINQDTIAAQATAPGRGGVGIIRVSGSLAKSVAEKVVGKIPKVRYADYVPFKSLAGEQLDQGIAIYFAGPNSFTGEDVLELQGHGGPVVLDMLLKEISKIEGVRLAKPGEFSERAFMNDKLDLTQAEAIADLINATSEQAAKSALQSLQGEFSKHIETLVEKVIHLRMYVEAAIDFPDEEIDFLSDGKVSGDLDAIIAQLNTVTDQAKQGSIMREGMRVVIAGRPNAGKSSLLNALAGREAAIVTEIAGTTRDVLREHIHIDGMPLHIIDTAGLRESPDLVEQIGIERAWDEINQADRVLFMLDGTDTIDTDPHKIWPEFMAKLPVGLGVTVIRNKADLSGDVVGMEQNQQYPVISLSAKNADGIELVREHLKACIGFDGATEGGFMARRRHLDALEHAAYHLDTGKAQLEMHIAGEILAEELRLTQQYLNEITGEFTSDDLLGKIFSSFCIGK